In the genome of Polaromonas vacuolata, the window AGTGAGTCAGCAGTTCGCGTTTGTAGTCGGCTTGCAGTTGCTGCTGGTTTGGCGGCAGTGATGCGCCTTGCGGGTTAAAGACTAGATTCAAAATCAAGCCTGTGCCGGGTTTGCCGTAACCCAGTGCATTGAGTTGCTGCAAAGCTGCAATGCTTTTATCGAACACACCGTCGCCGCGTTGCTTCTCGACATTGACGGCCGAATAACATGGCATGGAGGCTACGACTTCGACTTGGTTATCTGCCAAAAACTGGGCCAGCCCCTCTTGTCCGGGTTCAAACAAAATCGTCAGGTTGCAACGGTCTATCACGCGCACGCCTAGCTTTCTTGCGGCCAGTACCAGTGGTCTAAAACCATTATTTAATTCTGGCGCACCACCCGTTAAATCCAATGTCGCTGTGCCGCGAGCAGCCAGCACTTCTGGCACCAGTGCCAACATGGCCTCGTCCATCATCTCAGTACGATTCGGGCCGGCGTTAACGTGGCAGTGCACGCAGGTTTGATTGCATTTGTAACCCAGATTTACCTGCAAGGTATCTAACTTATCTCGGCGAATCGCAGGAAAACTGATTTTCTTAAGCAAGGGCAACATGTCGTGCATAGGGTTCCAGTTTTTGAAGTTAACTTGTAAATCCGACCAGCAATGCGGCTAAACGTTCCCGTGTCTCCGGCGACATTGCGTTTGGGTGTGTGAGCAATGAGTTTTGCATCGCGCTGTGCGCCAAACTGATGGGCTGCTCAGCACCTAACAAACGAATCGCCTCCGCTAAAACATGTTGCGCACGGCTGGCGTTTTGTGTCAGGTTGGCCATGGCTAAGCTAGCCGTGACATGCGCTTCTACTGGGTGCCAGCAGTCAAAATCTGTCACCATGGCCAGTGTGCTGTAGGCCATTTGCGCTTCTCGAGCGAGCTTGGCTTCTGGCATATTCGTCATACCAATCACGCCTGCGCCCATGCTGCGGTAATAGTGCGATTCGGCTTGTGTAGAGAACTGCGGCCCTTCAATACAAACATAGGTACCACTGGTGTGCAGCGCAAGGCTACGGCTTGTCTTTGTAGGCTCGTCCTCTAAAACGCGGCGCACAGCACGCGCCAAAATGTCGGCAGTCGCTGCGCAAACCGGTTGCGCCATCGAAAAATGAGCGATCGCACCACGGCCAAAAAAAGTGCTTTCGCGACCTCGGGTCAGGTCTATGAACTGGTCTGGCAGCACCATGTCCAAGGGACGAAAGTCCTCTTTAAGCGAGCCCACAGCAGACACTGATAACACAT includes:
- the mtnP gene encoding S-methyl-5'-thioadenosine phosphorylase; translation: MNQALVGVIGGSGLYQMDALEDVQEAVINTPFGMPSDPLVIGRVHGVPVAFVARHGRGHRLLPSEVAYCANIYALKQLGVRYVLSVSAVGSLKEDFRPLDMVLPDQFIDLTRGRESTFFGRGAIAHFSMAQPVCAATADILARAVRRVLEDEPTKTSRSLALHTSGTYVCIEGPQFSTQAESHYYRSMGAGVIGMTNMPEAKLAREAQMAYSTLAMVTDFDCWHPVEAHVTASLAMANLTQNASRAQHVLAEAIRLLGAEQPISLAHSAMQNSLLTHPNAMSPETRERLAALLVGFTS
- the arsS gene encoding arsenosugar biosynthesis radical SAM (seleno)protein ArsS (Some members of this family are selenoproteins.) — translated: MHDMLPLLKKISFPAIRRDKLDTLQVNLGYKCNQTCVHCHVNAGPNRTEMMDEAMLALVPEVLAARGTATLDLTGGAPELNNGFRPLVLAARKLGVRVIDRCNLTILFEPGQEGLAQFLADNQVEVVASMPCYSAVNVEKQRGDGVFDKSIAALQQLNALGYGKPGTGLILNLVFNPQGASLPPNQQQLQADYKRELLTHFEIVFNDLFVVTNMPIHRFGSTMVSKGTFQTYMDLLKSSYKAENLAGVMCRSTVSVDWQGWLSDCDFNQQLGLQLGNLGTLGVRRHLRDLLHTDLQDQSIRVAGHCYGCTAGQGSSCGGALE